The window aaatagactaATGAACTAAACCACGCCTCCTCTGAGGTGGACGTGTCGCTGCTTCGACTAGCACCAAAGTGTAGTATCTGTGGATGAAtgcatataattaattatttaattaattaattaattaaatgtactGAAGGtactgaatattaatatttagaaaattattggGCTGTTTCTGGTGGTACTGCAATACCAGATCAACCCGTGGTAGAGTCAGAGCAAGCCCCGACTTCTACCTATTTCCAAAAATCAGTTTAATATTCTGGCCCCTCAATGAGGAGCGTATCAGATATTAAGCTGATAAGAACAGATACTACACTTTGATCTTAGCCAAAAGGCCGAGAAGCGATAacgttaattaaattttatgattcttTATAGTAAGGGAACAACTTTATACATGTGAAAAACATGCGACATCATTCGGACACTTTTAAAGCTATTTTCACAAATTTGTGACAACTTGCTGTTTATAACTACTTggaaaacaattatttaattgaatacgacgaattgtttaattgaaaatgaattgtTTAATCGAACGCTGAATAATTTaatcgaaaattaatattttaattaattaattgtttaatcaaaatttaattattttatcgaaaattttaattatttccttgaaaatgCTTGAAAAGCtacattatttgattgaaaatgaATTGTTTAATCGATTAAActgaattatttgattgaaatattaattatttaatcaaaaattaatcatttaattgaatattcaattatttgattgaaaatttttcgaaatcgaaattttccaattttcaaTCAGCAAAGTTTATTTTGTATACATAAATTGGCTATgactctttttattattttcattattttatgttaaatttaaatatatttttttataatttaaataatttatttaataattaatagtatttttaaaaatttgcaaaattcGAAAAACTGCCATCTCTGGTACGACACTGACAATTTTTGTATCGCCATGTTGAATATTCTATTTACATGAAGCTCGTGTGTAAGCTGCCATGACAGGGctgtcttttttattaataataattaaacattgataaaaaatattaaataaatattaaggataatgaattaaatcaaTAGTACAATAGTagtttattgtatattaatttggTTCACTATAAAAAAGACAACTGTATGaaagttttatttacaaaacaacATACGAGTAAGAGAAATAGTAAACAACGACAATaatagtgttaaaaaaaaaaaaagtatcatgaTGGATGTTGATTTATTACGACCAGGAACAGTTCCAATATCTCCAGATACAATATTATGGTttgaatttcttttaaatcCATCATTATTGGAAAAACACATATCAAAGCCATCACCAGGTATTATTATAACCTtacattgatgaaaaaagaaaaacaatgataatgataaataaatttttttttctatttacagATCCATCAGCAACtgatttaatgataaaatttatgtcaatAAATTCAGATCCAAAAGACAATGACATAAGAATAATTGATTCAGAAACAAATGAATCACGTttaaataatggtaaaaaattatctcataAAAGTgttgcattaaaaatattatcattaaaagttGGTGCATTTTTAAAATGGGATTTagatatattagaaaaaaaattaccattacCAATGCaattaacatttttacaagatctttattatataactggtgatgttattgttgaaataCCAAATCCACCAGATTATCCAGTTGAAACAGTtactgatgaatttttatttgcaattgtGTTATATCATAGATGGCATATACGAGCAATTGTTAATagatcattaaataataaacaaataaaacaacaatttattcatatacCAGGTATACAAGAACCAACTTATGTATCACCAGCATATGTTGATGatatattaagaaaattagaaataaatatacacaataGTCTTGAAGTATTAAATgctgtattaaatttaaaagatattaatCCAAAAGTATTGACATTTGATACATTTCAAATGTTAAATGAGGATAcattagaaataaaacaaaattggaATAATATGAAATCAATAtctgttgatgaatttaaatgtcaaatacATTATGATTTagcaacattttatttattaagagAAGAATATAAAGAAGCTAAATATCATGTATCACaagctaaaaatttatttagtaaacTTGGTACAACTGatacattattatattgtcgtgtacaaaaaaataatttacatggtTATTGTTTAGCAACAAATGTACAAATTGAAGGTATAAAACCAACACTAACACAACGTTTAcataattcaataaaagaacaatatacaaatataattgatatattaaaagaaGATAATATTACAAGAGAAATACCAACAGTTTATAGAGATAATCTTGAACTTGATATACAAGGTGgtttagttaataaaaaaatatttgtatcacgtgatttattactaaaaattcaatgtttaaatttagttagaaaaattattgatggtGATGTTGTACAAGGTAATTATAtaactgaattaaaaaatgcaaatagtAAAGgtttagattatttatttgatgctattgataatgtattaataaattcaacaataattcaTAAACAACGTATATCACgttatttaatgtattttatgaTTATGACTGATATGCCAGATTTTCCATTAagaatattatcaaatgataattataaatcattatttaatgatgatgatttaaatgaaattaaaaaacaagcaACACCAGATACAGATGATATAccagatttattattaaataataattggggTGTTACACTTGTAACATATACAAAAAGTCATGCATTTAATAGAtttgaacttgaaaaaaaattaatattatcatatgaTCCAATTGAAATAcgtgatatattaataaaacttgaTGGTAATAGTTCAATAAATCCATTATGGAAAACAAATTGTCGTTGGGATTTACCAATACCATTACAAAGTGTTATTATGTCATTACCACGTTCATTTCAACAagattattcatatatattattagcTAAAACACGTGAATTagttacattaaaaaattttgataatgcaagattattattaaatgctaTTGAACAAGAAATTAAACATAATagattatcaataaaattatcaataatgattaattgGGAATTAATACTTGTTGATATATggcattatttaaatgtatggCCACTTATTGATTGttgtgatattaaaaaattaactgaacGTTGTAAAGAATGTCTTGATTCATTACAATCAACTGATCAACCAATTCCAAGAcaagaaattattgaaaattgtacaatatttttgttaaatatgtGTGAATGGGATTATTTATCTGGTCTTGAAAAACGTTGGAATCATTATGAATTTGCTGCTGGTTTAAGTATACTTTGTCAGgatgttgttaaatataaaggaaCAAGAAAATTTTCACGTGAAGCATGGGATATTGTGTTGTTGGCATTTGGACCAAATAGAGAACAACCACAAAAACGTACAAGTAGTAGTATTAGTAGTGGTACAAGTGGTAATAGTGCAGCAAAAGATATGCttacaataataacaagtacaTTATCACGTCTTCGTGAACCAACAGCATTAAATATTGCTATTTCATTACTAACAAGAATACATAATGTATTAAGAGATGAACAAACACTTGAAGTTTATTCACAGTATCTTGTTTTGTGGCCTGCAAGTATACCAAAGTATGTTtgatagcttttttttatattaattaattgttatttaaataataatactaataatatgattgtttttattttttttgtttacagtaCCAATTCATTTCCTGTAAGAACTgttgctgaatttttattacagcTATTAACACAggcattaaaatattatccaaCAAATGTTTGTTGGCTTCGTGTTATGgctgatttaaattttgtattggGATATTATGAAAGTGCAATGAAATATTATCTTGAAGCAATAATGATATCaagtgatttattttcattacctATACCAAGAACAATTCAACCAGTATTTTGGCGTATGATAAAATGTTGTGCTCATTTACAATGTTATACACAAGCAACTGTTTTATGTCAATTTTTGGAAGAagttaattattcattagcaTTTAAAATGGCATCAAGTGATCAAAAAAGTTGTGCAACTGCTGATGCTATGGATGCATATTATCATTGTATATGGGATACAACAATACTTGAATatcttattaatttacattcaaaACGTGGTGAACATCATAGAAAACAGCTGGCAATTAAAGTTATTGGTTTActtgaattaaattcaaataataatgaagaaataCAACGTGAAGCTGCTAATATTAGAAAAGCAAGATTTTTTAGAGCACTTGCTAAACAATATGTTTATTAGGTTCGtttataattgtaatattattttttttttttttttaacttgtaataatagataaaatagatttttttttcttttctttttgcttttatttgttaacatgatttatgaataaataaaaaaaatactttaataaaatattacaaatattattaaattattttttgtttgaatttttcaatatttttttatttatttatttgtacttttttttttaattaatttcaaataattttatagtaaaaCAAAGAAcacaaggagaaaaaaaaaagtacatatGAAGTGTCGACAATTagtgtaacaaaaaaaaattgatacactCTTTGATGAACATGATTTTCCCACAGTAATACAAACCGTTATGTTTCACTTCCTTTTGgaacaatttattaaacacTGTGAAGTTTTAATTTGCCAAAGAAAGACTCATTAAAATATCGAAATCCAAGAGCTTAattggtatttaaaaaaatattcattaatatacctatatatatataattattttaatcgaaaaattaatccttaaaaatcaatttgaacaggggaaaaagaaataaaattttgaccATTGatgaataagtaaaaaaaagaaaatataaattcctTCTTTTgtatggagaaaaaaaaaaccggaaACAAGTGTTTAAATTTTGCGTAAATGTGTTGGTGTATATCTGCCAACAATAAACCTAttcaaccaaaaataaaaacccatTGGTTAAAGGAGAGAATTCCAAAAATTGTGTGCAACGAAAAACATatattaactttaaaaaaatatatcaatattaagcttaattatttggaaaaaaaaaagagaaaaaaatgatacaataATCGATACAACACTTGTGATTTTTAGAAggttcgaaaaaaaaaaaaaatttctcaattCTCCCAACACCTGTAAATACCTTATTTTAAAACCTTCAATACCTGCCAACAACATTCCATTCAAACTATCTCCCTTCTCCCTATTTTCatcttacattttttttttttttacatttcccACTGCAccatatacattattattattttcttgcaCAATAAATGTGCATTTAGCATGGTTTACCCTCCaggcaaaataaataatactaaataatgataatgataatagtgAAGGGAACGATGCATAAATGttgttgtagaaaaaaaaaaaattattatatccaTACGGAAGCGAATCTTagaaatatatagaaataataaagaacaggagaaaaagaaaattcgtGTTACTTGGTGATACTCCATAGTGATGGaccaatagaaaatttattccaaGTGTGTTACATGTTGAACACCCGTGGCTTGGTCCactctttttaaaaaaaaaatctcatcaagaaaaaaagagGGAGATGATAATTAAGGTGTGCTAAGGAGAAGGTGAGAGGGCTGATACACCAACACTTGTTACTTTttgatatgtatatatgtaagaGGCTTTGAACAGAGAGAAGACTTCTCTCTGCTTTGAAACACGttggttttaataaaaaagaaaagaaaaaaaaggcatAGCTAAACCAAGTGACTGAAGCAGACTAAAGTCCTCGGCATCGGCAATCGCGACATCATCATACACAACCGGGACATCATTCTCTCGGCCAtgttgcaattttttattaattaatttaaatttatttatttaataatattatttataaatttttaaatataatatttatcattatttttattttggagtaattttgaagtttttacAAAGTGCgttaagtatatattttttttttttggagtttaaaaaaagataaacagGTGTTTGAtggtgctaaaaaaaaaattatctataaattttattttgcaatttgtttaatatattgtagttttttaatacttgtttttatttaaactatatttaatgtgacattttttgtttttttcttttattgataataaaggGATAAAAGATCGAGTCGGGTTACACATACCTTTCACTTTGAATTTGTGTCGCAAATACTCACTGAGTGATGTTgaatatgtaaaattattgttaaataataatattaatgttaaatattatttttattatttgtaattgttatttaaattcaattcaagtatttaattattgtgtgTTTTAAAACGtgattgtaatatttaattatcaactaCAAGTACATTTCTATTACTctggatttatttaaaaataattatggtaaatatatatatttaattttttttaaatattaaatttacatatgaaataaattttaaaaatatgttaaataaaataacagttaaattataaatttttagttatcCAGTGATTTATAAAAGTGaggaatttaaattattatccagCACTtatccataaaaataaaaaaaaaataagaaaaagaagaGGAACCACAATCGGCTGACCCAGATATTTTGGTAGCAGATAGCCCAAGGCAACGATACAACccaccttgaaaaaaaaaatatatatatacttcatcaacatataaacaaaaataataaaataaaattttaaagaaaattattatccagCAATTTGCTGAGATGGGACGCGGTGAGATCCGCAGTTAAATATAcgaaatgtcaaataaaagtaGGGTCCAACAGTCACAACAACAAtcacaaaatataaatcaacaacaacaacaacaatcaacgacattaaaaaaaagtgatacaTTACCACCTCAGTATCAACCACCACCACATCCAACAAttggaatattaaaaaatcatccaaATTTTTGTACAACAACAATACCACAAAATTCTGGTGttccttcatcatcatcatcaactggtttaataaatcaacaacaagttTCTCATCCATCacatttaattcaacaacaacaacaacaatcacgTTTATTACACTCAAAAGATGCACAAGGAAAATTTACAACTAAAATAGAACATTTAATTCctcaatcaacaaaaaattcaacaactgGTTTTTATACTGGTAAATCTAGTGGACAATATTTACCACCAAATAGTCAATATCCAACGTCAACAACAGTCACCAACACAACCAATAAACAACGTTTAAGTGACGAAGAATTTTTACGTCTTGGTCCAGTGGAAATGCTTAAATTTGTTAGAAAAACAGAGACTGATATTGCTAGACTTGCTGCTGAGCAAAATCGTCAAATACAAAGTTTGgtaagtttaatttaaaaaaaaaaatattggattattttaatgataaatatatttttattttctagctAAATGAATTACGAATATTAAAAGAAGCAAATCAACGTTTAAGTGATGATAATCAAGAATTACGTGATTTATGTTGTTTTCTTGATGATGATCGTCAAAAAGGACGTAAATTAGCACGTGAATGGCAACGTTTTGGACGTTATACAGCAAGTGTTATGCGTCAAGAAGTATCAgcatatcaaaataaattacgtCAATTGGataataaacaacaagaattaataaaagataatcttgaattaaaagaattatGTCTTTATTTAGATGAAGAACgtggtggtggtagtagtAATGGTAATAATGGTGGCagtggtagtggtggtggaCAAAGAGATGATGGTGATGGATCAAGTTCAAGTACAAATGCTGAAGAAAATTTACCATCACGAGCAAGACATgctgcagcagcagcagcagctgCTACATTtaatggtaattttattttttatcatttaaaataaaaatataaatatatatacaaatgtaaaaataataattaattagttaatttttttagtagatCAAACAATGCAATATGTGAGGAGTTTGGAACAAAGAGTAAAACAACTTGAAGAAGATAAAAGTATGTTACAAGCAAGAGCACAAACATGGGAATTACCACCAGGTGAAATTTGGGATAATCCAACAACACAAAATGATAATCAACAACTTGGTGGTAGACCAGAAGCTGTTGTACGTGCATTACAAGTTTTAGAAGTACGCGAACAACTTGAACGTGATGCTGGtcatgataatgaaaaagcACTTGTTCGTGAAATGTGTAATGtaagttattgaaaaattaaatcatcataagttataaacaataattatttgttgtaataaaaaattaataaattaattaaattttgttaaactaTTGGTTTAACTTATTTTGTCTCTCTTGTTATTTGACTATGTTGTGATGTTAAAcactaattttattaaaatgccCAGAAGGCTAtatgcaaaattaaaattttaaattatttatttttaggtaGTTTGGCGTAAATTAGAAGAAACTTCACAAACAAGAcgctaatttatttatttatttatttaaataatatataaataaataaattattgaatttttttttcttttttcattgaaattgaaaaaaaaaaaaacttgcttctattataataatgactTGAACAagttgattaaattttgatatatttattaatattaaattaatatttactaaataaattattatttataattttattattaaaaaacaatttattacttttttaaaaataaatttattattattttttaaaagtatatacttcaattaattattttttttttaaattatttactgttaatgatttatgtaaaaatatatatttatttttagttttttttttttctcattacaaggccaaaaaaaaaaaaaaaaaaaaaatactcaaagcTTTTCAGCAACATCTTGTACAAGTGTTTATCTTTCTTTGGATTTTTCAATGGACTCTACTCTCGTTTCATCTATATTATGATAGACAAGCAACGCTTACatgaatacaaaattattttcaaaaaaatactttctatttttaaagttCAAAGGATTTCTTCactgaataaaatacatacgcCCTacatctcttttatttttgtttttttgtaaatcaacattttatcaatgaatgcaattcaaatgaaaaacgATTACGAATCTATAgagtgagtaaaaaaaaaaaaacgaaaagatTCAACTATAAACTATTAATCTTGTCCTCatgatatttgtaaaataaaaaaaaaatttatttcactttATAAAACAAGCTcttgaaatatttgtaaaatatttctgtttaaatgccaattaattgttttttttacttgtttaaaTAATCTAATAGATTttgtgatatatatttaataaaaataaatgagcaaaaaaatataaataaaacatgctAAATAGAgggtagttttatttatttttgcgcCTGTCGAGTGCGCAAAAACACTTGCTGTTGCACATGTCAATTGGTGGGGAAATTtaacgaaaataaattattcgaGTCAAAGAGACATGAGAGTCATCGGGGATGTGTGTTTCTGTAAGCCTCGCGGATGATAACACAAGATTTATATTATTGGCTATTGTCTTAACGGGTTATATGCTCGTTGGGGCagcaatatttcaaaaattagaaggtgatgttgaattaaaacaggtaaataaataaataaataaacattataaatataaaaaatatgattttttaaataattttttttattttttaaattaggcAGCTGAATTTTGGAAAGTATATAATGCATTTCGACGTTCAAATTTGATAACAAGTCCTCAAGCTGTTCAACAACTTCATGAGCTTCTTTATGCATATAGTAATGCATCATCATCTGGAATAATTAACAAACGTAGACGTTGGGATTTCAGTggaagtttttattttgttggaaCAATCGTCACAACAAttggtatttaaaatttcatttaaaatctTCTCATTAGACCATTAAAATATTcgtctgaaaaataaaaaaaaaaactcgaggaaaaaataaatcataaagtataaataaataaacagaataaaaaatttaagaagaaaaaaaaaaaaagtcgataaaaagattttaattattcttggaatatcttgattattttattttctacagaTAGCTCTCTTACATGCTAAAAggtaaatcgaaaaaaaaaaaaaaaaagaaaaaaagaaaaaagattaaaattctATATAACTGGGTTAACTGAAGATTAAACATCGAATATAAGCTTATTCCTGTTTTAAACACTAATATTcgtttaaattgattttttaaattttcgtaaTCAAAGgactaatttaataacaacaagacaatataaaataaaaaaattcaataattaagtTTATCGATTTTGATttctatttgataatttttcttttttttttaaattttttttatatgttatttaaataataaataaataaacgtgataaattttttaaattaataaataaataggataaatatttagattatttaaatttttgggtCGATGCACTTGGTAAAATGCTCTAGAATTCCAGAATGCAGCTTGAAATTTCTTGAAATGTTAATGACATAATACGACCTAGtcttttgtataattttatttaataatgtcctgtatatttaaatagaaaaattaatttgtttattatattataaaaaaaaaaaaaattctaggaTATGGTACAACGACACCTCAAACACAACTTGGTAAAGCTGCTGtaattttttatggtttttttggtTGTTCTGGTGagttatgataaatataaaaaatttaaaatattttataaactaaaaaaaaaaatctatttattattacaggtggaatattattttttaatttatttcttgaaagaATAATAACATTTCTAGCATGGATATTACGTTCACTACATTTACGTAGATTAAAAAAACGTCTTCGTAAAACAACATTAGCATCAAGACGTAATAGAACAAGCAATAATCAACGTACATATTTACCAGAtatacttgatgatgatgatgatgatgatgatatggaTCTTGATCATTGGAAACCAAGTGTATATTGGGTCAtgctttatttaataatattttcatgcagTATTGCTTGTTTTGGtgcaataatttattcaaatattgaagGATGGagttttattgattcattatatttttgttttgtaagtTTTGCAACAATTGGTTTTGGGGATTTTGTTAgtactgaaaaaatatattattcctATAATCAAATGTAAGTATATATCTGTATTTGAAATtagttattttgattatattattaatttaatattttttttttttacagatatcgaattggaaattttataatacttgTATTGGGatgttgttgtatatattcattattaaatgtaacatcaattgtaataaaacaaatattaaattgttttattataaaattacattgtaaaaataaaaaaatggctgCACCACATTTACCACGTAGAAAATCATCAGTATCTGGTTTTTATTATCCAAAAAAACGTACAACAAAAATATGTGCACgtgattcatttaaaaatattgataataataatagtagtatTAGTGGTGATACACCAAGAATTAATATCAATGCTggtttattaatatcaatgaaaaGTTTTCATTTGCAAAAGTTACGCAAAGCAAATTATATGAAACAGCACAGGAACACAAACATCACCGTACATAAACCAGGTGCTGTTGGACCACTTGCAATTGCatgtgaaaaatttgaaagtaCAAGTACttcaaatagataaaatttcatattaattaattagtgttataaattatataattataatggaattattttaaaggattaagttaaaaaacattaaaatattttaaaaatttgatatatgtacataaattaaggtaaaaattaataggtaaataaactaaataatgacattgttttttttttttttttcttttatttaatatcaattctatttgaaattctattttttt is drawn from Aphidius gifuensis isolate YNYX2018 linkage group LG3, ASM1490517v1, whole genome shotgun sequence and contains these coding sequences:
- the LOC122852550 gene encoding integrator complex subunit 8 encodes the protein MMDVDLLRPGTVPISPDTILWFEFLLNPSLLEKHISKPSPDPSATDLMIKFMSINSDPKDNDIRIIDSETNESRLNNGKKLSHKSVALKILSLKVGAFLKWDLDILEKKLPLPMQLTFLQDLYYITGDVIVEIPNPPDYPVETVTDEFLFAIVLYHRWHIRAIVNRSLNNKQIKQQFIHIPGIQEPTYVSPAYVDDILRKLEINIHNSLEVLNAVLNLKDINPKVLTFDTFQMLNEDTLEIKQNWNNMKSISVDEFKCQIHYDLATFYLLREEYKEAKYHVSQAKNLFSKLGTTDTLLYCRVQKNNLHGYCLATNVQIEGIKPTLTQRLHNSIKEQYTNIIDILKEDNITREIPTVYRDNLELDIQGGLVNKKIFVSRDLLLKIQCLNLVRKIIDGDVVQGNYITELKNANSKGLDYLFDAIDNVLINSTIIHKQRISRYLMYFMIMTDMPDFPLRILSNDNYKSLFNDDDLNEIKKQATPDTDDIPDLLLNNNWGVTLVTYTKSHAFNRFELEKKLILSYDPIEIRDILIKLDGNSSINPLWKTNCRWDLPIPLQSVIMSLPRSFQQDYSYILLAKTRELVTLKNFDNARLLLNAIEQEIKHNRLSIKLSIMINWELILVDIWHYLNVWPLIDCCDIKKLTERCKECLDSLQSTDQPIPRQEIIENCTIFLLNMCEWDYLSGLEKRWNHYEFAAGLSILCQDVVKYKGTRKFSREAWDIVLLAFGPNREQPQKRTSSSISSGTSGNSAAKDMLTIITSTLSRLREPTALNIAISLLTRIHNVLRDEQTLEVYSQYLVLWPASIPNTNSFPVRTVAEFLLQLLTQALKYYPTNVCWLRVMADLNFVLGYYESAMKYYLEAIMISSDLFSLPIPRTIQPVFWRMIKCCAHLQCYTQATVLCQFLEEVNYSLAFKMASSDQKSCATADAMDAYYHCIWDTTILEYLINLHSKRGEHHRKQLAIKVIGLLELNSNNNEEIQREAANIRKARFFRALAKQYVY
- the LOC122851012 gene encoding coiled-coil domain-containing protein 85C, whose amino-acid sequence is MSNKSRYQPPPHPTIGILKNHPNFCTTTIPQNSGVPSSSSSTGLINQQQVSHPSHLIQQQQQQSRLLHSKDAQGKFTTKIEHLIPQSTKNSTTGFYTGKSSGQYLPPNSQYPTSTTVTNTTNKQRLSDEEFLRLGPVEMLKFVRKTETDIARLAAEQNRQIQSLLNELRILKEANQRLSDDNQELRDLCCFLDDDRQKGRKLAREWQRFGRYTASVMRQEVSAYQNKLHEERGGGSSNGNNGGSGSGGGQRDDGDGSSSSTNAEENLPSRARHAAAAAAAATFNDQTMQYVRSLEQRVKQLEEDKSMLQARAQTWELPPGEIWDNPTTQNDNQQLGGRPEAVVRALQVLEVREQLERDAGHDNEKALVREMCNVVWRKLEETSQTRR
- the LOC122852552 gene encoding potassium channel subfamily K member 13-like, which translates into the protein MCVSVSLADDNTRFILLAIVLTGYMLVGAAIFQKLEGDVELKQAAEFWKVYNAFRRSNLITSPQAVQQLHELLYAYSNASSSGIINKRRRWDFSGSFYFVGTIVTTIGYGTTTPQTQLGKAAVIFYGFFGCSGGILFFNLFLERIITFLAWILRSLHLRRLKKRLRKTTLASRRNRTSNNQRTYLPDILDDDDDDDDMDLDHWKPSVYWVMLYLIIFSCSIACFGAIIYSNIEGWSFIDSLYFCFVSFATIGFGDFVSTEKIYYSYNQIYRIGNFIILVLGCCCIYSLLNVTSIVIKQILNCFIIKLHCKNKKMAAPHLPRRKSSVSGFYYPKKRTTKICARDSFKNIDNNNSSISGDTPRININAGLLISMKSFHLQKLRKANYMKQHRNTNITVHKPGAVGPLAIACEKFESTSTSNR